A stretch of Mustela nigripes isolate SB6536 chromosome 6, MUSNIG.SB6536, whole genome shotgun sequence DNA encodes these proteins:
- the EID3 gene encoding EP300-interacting inhibitor of differentiation 3 translates to MSDEKGSLGGGVEKGEEPVGTIAASAYSVKQADDGEEPMKVGVALGAGGCSDDLSYGEASIDSSLLGLAGDEEKCRKIRKKYRQLIYNVQQNRDDLVNTVSDSLTLALEEADVLFDGVSRTREAALDAQFLVLASDLGKEKAKQLNCDMSFFNQVAFCDFLFIFVGLNWMEEEHEELSGFDDNIVLSFWDTVQKEASSWILQAETFHFIFGSFKSKPAPRPRLEHLKKALKMEENGDMPTKLRKLDLSNNQETTEKEVERILGLLQTYFQKYPDTPVSYFEFVIDPNSFSRTVENIFYVSFIIRDGFARLRLDQDRLPILEPININQVGEGNDPCSHGRKQGVISLSLQDWKNIVATFEISEAMITNSY, encoded by the coding sequence ATGTCTGATGAGAAAGGTTCCCTCGGGGGAGGtgtagagaaaggagaggagccaGTGGGGACCATCGCCGCTAGTGCGTACTCTGTGAAGCAGGCGGATGATGGGGAGGAGCCGATGAAGGTGGGAGTGGCGCTGGGGGCTGGTGGCTGCTCTGACGACCTCAGCTATGGGGAGGCCAGCATAGACTCCAGCCTCCTAGGGCTCGCGGGGGACGAGGAGAAATGCCGGAAAATCCGCAAGAAGTACCGGCAGCTCATCTATAACGTCCAGCAGAACCGTGATGACCTAGTGAACACCGTGAGCGACTCGTTAACCTTGGCGCTGGAAGAAGCCGATGTCCTGTTTGATGGAGTGAGCCGAACAAGAGAAGCTGCTCTCGATGCCCAGTTTCTTGTTCTGGCTTCTGACTTGggtaaagaaaaagcaaagcaactaAATTGCGATATGAGCTTTTTTAACCAAGTAGCGTTTTGTGACTTTCTGTTTATATTTGTGGGTCTAAACTGGATGGAAGAGGAACATGAGGAATTGAGTGGCTTTGATGATAATATAGTTCTTTCCTTCTGGGACACAGTACAGAAGGAGGCGTCGTCCTGGATTTTGCAAGCTGAGACATTCCACTTTATTTTTGGTTCATTCAAGTCCAAACCTGCACCAAGGCCCCGACTTGAACACCTCAAAAAAGctctcaaaatggaagaaaatggggATATGCCTACAAAGCTGAGGAAGTTGGACCTGAGTAATAatcaagaaacaacagaaaaagaagtagaaagaatCTTGGGATTGTTGCAAACTTACTTTCAGAAGTATCCTGATACTCCTGTGTCCTATTTTGAGTTTGTGATTGATCCAAACTCTTTTTCTCGTACTGTggagaatatattttatgtttctttcattaTAAGGGATGGTTTTGCGAGACTAAGGCTTGACCAAGACAGGCTGCCAATATTAGAGCCAATTAATATTAACCAAGTGGGTGAGGGAAATGATCCCTGTTCTCATGGCAGGAAACAAGGAGTTATATCTTTGAGTTTACAGGACTGGAAAAATATTGTGGCAACTTTTGAAATTTCAGAGGCTATGATCACAAACTCCTACTAG